The nucleotide sequence GTTGTAAACCAACATCTATTTCTACAGCACAATAAAAAAAATCTCTCGAACACacaggagagctgtgtatcattatattaagaagaaaataggGGTAAGAACCCTTACAACACCACACACACCTCCAACACAATCAAAACCAAACTTGTATACTACTTGCTCTCAGAGATAGATCTAGTCTTATTGTCTAAGAAAACAGAGCAAACCAACCAATATGTTGGCAGCTAACTGAAATAAACAAAAGCTACTAATGCTATATGATTAAAGTATTAACACAAGGTTTATACATGAAAGGCAGGACCTTCATATATGATTAATTCTAATATGAGAGAATGTTTATGATGTTTGTGCTGTAACTGTAGAGAGATAGGGCATAAATAGTTTTGCATGGAAACCTGAGCATGTAAGGTTAAGAAGCTTAGAGTTACCCGAATACAGCCACTGATGATATCTGCAAAACGTGACAACAGTATCACGGAACACTCTCCTCGGATAGAAGGATCAACCATCTTTGACAGGGACTCCATGTCATGAAACTGAGAATCAGCCCATCTAACAAGATGTTGTTCAGCACGTGGacgtgagctgcacattccaacaTAAAGAGGTAGAAAAAAATGAGTTTTTAGGAGagaagtgattcaaataattgcAAAACGCTCTTGTTTAACATGCATATTACAATGGATCTCTGACCTTTCATATGGCTTACGACCAGTAAGAAGTTCTAGCATCACCACACCGAAACTATATACGTCGCTTCGATGAGTAAAGGGCTCAGATTCATGGATTTCAGGTGCTTCATAATTGAGTAGAGCTCGCATACGACCTGATAGCTGAGATAAAAGGGAACACTATTATAAGGAGATTTACATTCATACTCCCAAAGAAGTAAAGAAGAAAGTATTAACGATAACCAAGTAATCTAGGTAAGTCAATTTCCAATTGTTTTTCCAACAGAGCATGGCATAAAATAGTTAAGATGTGGCAAAGGCTATCCAAGCTTGGAAGGAAATCATTTGATGAGACCTGATAGGTATCATGGGTTGGGAGGTGCTAGCTATACATGCATCAGTATTCTCAATGTTTGGATGCTCTCTGTGCATGTCCGTGCACCATGAAGGTGTTATGCTCTATGAGTACAGTTCTTTCAGCCACAATTTTGTATTATTGATTACGACAAAGCTGAATAGAAGAGGTTACCTGTGTAACAGAACCAGACGCCATCAATTCTGCCAGCCCACATTCAGCAACACGTACTGAGCATCTATTGTCAAGGAGCACGTTGGCTGGTTCAAAATTCTGGTGTACTACAGGAGGTTCACAGGTGTCATGGAGATACCTGAAAGAAAAGCGTGAATAGTAAATATACAGATTGTGATGGCATCTCTTGAAAAGCTAAGTTTAACACAAACAAGGTCATGAATATAATATCTAAGTTGAATACAGCTTACTCTAAGGCTTTTGCTGCATGAAGAGCAAGCTGGAGGCGAGCATTCCAGGATAATGGTTCATCTAGATCCTCCCCTTCATGTAGTACATCATGTAATGTTTTTCTACTGAAGTGGTTATACACGAGTAACCGCTGTTCATACTCAGCACAGTATCCAACTAATTCAAGAATGTTAGGGTGTCTAATATCTGATATACGAGCAACCAACTCTAGAAAGTCATCTACTGGTATTCTTCCATTAGCATTATCAATCTTCATAACTTCCAGTAACTGCATAGGACAAAAGAAGATTCAGCATAAATCACTCGCTGAGTAAAAGAAGCAATACTTGATACATACTTTGCCATCAGGAAGTTCTGCCAGATACACTTTTCCCAATCTACTCTCCCTTATCAAATTTTGCTCTTGAAAACTATTTGTATATTGCTGAAGTGATGCCACAGAAAAGGATGTTGCAGATGTCGAGGGACCAGTCCTTGGCGGTGTGCTAACTCTTTTTTCCGAACGTACAATGGGATTTACAGTTACTTTTTCAACGGGAGGTGGTGATGGCAGTtttggaggtggaggtggcggtggcggtgttgggggtggtggtggaggcggaggaggtggaggtggaggtggaggaggcacTGCAGCAAAGATCTCTGATTCTGTTCGCTCCAAATTAATTACATGCTCTTTTCTCTTTTCAGGAGGCTTCTCAAGGGCAACTGCCAACAGTTCATGATTAGTATACACATATATACTTGAAACAGCATTATAGTAACAAAAGAAATGATGGTCAGATTTGAAAGCATATATACCTGGTACAGCTAAATTTATTTCACGGGGCTTCTTTCTTTCAGGAACCTCAGATGAACCTGTTAGTGAAACTTGAAAACCATGTATCATGATACGAAAACAACAGAAGAAAACACATAAATACATTGCAGAATGATCGATGAAAGTTGACCTTTTTGGGCTTCATGTTTAGACTGCACCGAAGCTTGCTTGCTTTTTGGCTCCTCAATCCTCTGATGCACCCTACCTAATTGAGCCGCGGAATAATCACGTCTAGACTGTCTTTCTTGATACTTGGACAGGCAAAAGATTACCAACAGCACTAGAACTATGAATAGCACAATAGCAAGAAGAACATATCCAACAGTTCTGAGGGTTGAAGACTTGTTCTTCTTGGATAATGGAGAGTTGCTATTTCGAGCAGTAGATCCACTAGAAGAGTTTGATGCTGCACTAGATGGTGGAGGAGATCCTGAAGGGGATGAAGAGGACGATGGTGTTTGTGTTGGTGTAGATCCTGTAGGTGTTGAAGAGGGTGAGGTAGAGGGAGCTATGCTGGTATTAAAAGGATTCCCATCATTTCTGTAGGCAAAGAAGTTAATGAGTTATATGTAACCGGTCCAATCGTCGAAGTGTTGAAGGATAGGACAGAATATAGAGAAACAAAACAGGACTAATGGGCTGCACCAAGAAGTTTGCAATTGGTAAAGGAAAAGTATCTCACTTGAAGTTTGGTATGTTCAGCAGCTTCGGAGGAACTGGTCCAGAAAACATATTATTCTCTACATTTCTGTTTAGAGGTACATAAATTATCAGAAAGAGGTACTAATATTGCATGCATGACAGAACATTTAGGATAATAAATTATTTGGAGTGTGAATTTAACATCAATTGGATTTAGACTAGAAAACAATTATATGCCCCATGCGTCATGTGAAAGGGATGTTGGTATATAATTCATGCAACAGGCTGCTGTTTGTTGTAGAAATCTGGTAGGCAAGAAACAAACTGTTGTGTATCCACTTTCCTGGGAAATAACTGGACCCAAAAGCAGAACTGGTCAATTATATTAGAAAGCCTAGACCAACCTAGGAGCAACTGGAtggtattttattttatattaattaatcaattaattaattaattaagaagaaAATAGGCACCCAAATTTTGCCTCGACGAGGACTTCAACTTGGGTGGTCTGGGCATACATCCACACCCTTGAGGCCTTGACCAACTGAGCTAGCTCAGCTTCTATCAGTTATATTAGCAAAGGGCTCCACAAAAAACAGTGAAATAACTTACTCTGTCAATGTTTTTTTTCCCTTTCCAATTAGCAAAACTATGCTAAATGTGCATTTACAACAACTATTCTGTGAACTATACTTCTGAGCCTGAAAGCCTTAGAGAGCACTAGAAGGCTCTGACCTTTGCTGAGGAAATTCATGGTGGCTTCGCTAATACAGCATAGAGTTACTACATTGCAAATCTAGAGCTAATTTAAGTCGCTTATCATCATAACCTGTAGCTTAGGTTTAAAGCAATAGACCTAGAGAATATTAGTTGCAGGCaggcattttttttttgttaaaccaGTAGGTAACTGACCAAATAATGGAAGATGTTCTGCTTAATTTGTAGATTAGGATGAATAAATGAACAAGTTAATTGACAACAGAGAAGAGGGTGTGGACATACAAATCTTTGAGGGGGAGATCCTGCAAGACATTAAGGGTCCCAGATAGTTTATTATCTTGCATGCGCCTGTGCAATAGAGGATCATGAAAGAGTAAGTACAAGGTAAGAGggtaaaaataaaagaaaacagtTGTAGAATTACAATGTAGTCAGTGACGTCAAGCTTCCCAATGAAGGTGGTAATGAACCACTGAAGTTGTTGGAAGAAATATCCCTGTAAACAAAGGTCAGGTGTCATCAAGCAGTTTgcatggagggagggagggagggaaggagggagagagaaaataCAGATTTACAAGTCCCGTGAGGGAATCAAATGCATCTGGTAGTTTTCCATCTAGATGATTATCATTCAGTGACCTGGTAAAAGAGGATCTTGACTCTTTAGTCAATTAACTGATGGAAGTAGAAAACAGTAATGTATGGTCCTGTCGTTTaggaggaaaaagaaaaggaaaaaggaattACATGGCTGCTAGACTAAGGAGTTTTGATAATGACATTGGAATGCTTCCAGTTAGTTCGTTATCTGAGAGAAACCTGCAGTAGCAAGGAACAAAATATCCCATCATCTAACCACAACTAAAGAAAATGTCAAGAGTAAGGATAACGCATACAGATTCTGCAGTGTGACTGGTAGATCTTCCGGTATGGTTCCACCGATATTGTTGTTGCTAAGATTTCTACGATGACAAGAAAGCAAACAATCACAAAGCTTGATGAGATACGAGGACAACATAACTTATACCAGTATATAAAGTGTCCTCTGTTCACCTGTTTAAACAGTACATTAGAATTGGTACAGCCATTACCATTGGCAAAAgaaaattgtgaagatcatgccCTTACATTTCAGTTATTGAAGTGAAGTTCCCCAGGCTGCCTAGCTGTCCTCCCAAATTTGCAGCATTGAAAACTCTGCAAACAATGAGTTGATAAAAGCACAAAATAGAAAAGTCTTACTGGCAAAAGGTGACATATAGAATAACTGGCATACATTGAGGTTATACTTGAGCCGGTACATGTGACACCCTGCCAGCTCTCACCACAGGGATCTCCACCACTAGCAGACCATCCAGGCAGCTTTGGTGATCCAAGTGCAACATAAAGTCCATTTATAGCAGAAACTGCATATGAAAGTAAAGCAATGAGCAAATGACAAGCAATGTTTTCAAATCGTGATATGGACTCTAGTCGCCTGGGCACCGACTAGGTGATTAATTGTGACTAGGCATCGACTAGTCGTGATTAGTTTGGGGTTCGTCGACAGGTCGTCCAGGACAGCTTAAATAAGGCACTTAGCTTAGCGTATTAGCATCTAGCAATTGGCATCCAGGCAGCATAACAGGCAGCCAACCATACATGCAAGTGCTAAACAAGAGTGCTTATTAACCTAAGAAGTTCTTAAATCTGAAAGTTCATGATAGTAACTAGTACTAAAAGAAACTATGAAAAACAGCTTGTCAATCGTCGTCATCAAAAGTCCAGTTTGCAGCACATGCAGCACATCAGCATTCAGCCATCCAAAGCAATATCCAATTGGAAAGCCCCCTCCCTCTTCAATCCTGGCTCCAGATTCATCCTCCTtcatttcttcatcttcatcttcctgAGTTAGAAAAGTGGGATCATGTCTGCCACCAAGAAGTGCATCCTCCTCACTGTTTTCATCATCTTAATTGGTATTTTCACTTCCAGCAACCATTGACCTCGGACGCTTCCTTGCATAACTGCAGTGGGAATTGTGCACTTTTAGGCCGACTAGAATCACCAGAAGCTGCTGTTTTCCGACTGGGATCATCACCTCGAGCAGCACTATGAAAATTACAACCACTGAGATTCTGAGATGCACCTAAAGCTTCATTGGTTCACGT is from Miscanthus floridulus cultivar M001 chromosome 7, ASM1932011v1, whole genome shotgun sequence and encodes:
- the LOC136466714 gene encoding protein STRUBBELIG-RECEPTOR FAMILY 3-like isoform X2, which produces MGAAGGGRCVRPGAASVLVLLLIAAAALPRRARAVTDAGDVSAINGLYVALGSPKLPGWSASGGDPCGESWQGVTCTGSSITSIVFNAANLGGQLGSLGNFTSITEINLSNNNIGGTIPEDLPVTLQNLFLSDNELTGSIPMSLSKLLSLAAMSLNDNHLDGKLPDAFDSLTGLVNLDISSNNFSGSLPPSLGSLTSLTTLRMQDNKLSGTLNVLQDLPLKDLNVENNMFSGPVPPKLLNIPNFKNDGNPFNTSIAPSTSPSSTPTGSTPTQTPSSSSSPSGSPPPSSAASNSSSGSTARNSNSPLSKKNKSSTLRTVGYVLLAIVLFIVLVLLVIFCLSKYQERQSRRDYSAAQLGRVHQRIEEPKSKQASVQSKHEAQKGSSEVPERKKPREINLAVPVALEKPPEKRKEHVINLERTESEIFAAVPPPPPPPPPPPPPPPPTPPPPPPPPKLPSPPPVEKVTVNPIVRSEKRVSTPPRTGPSTSATSFSVASLQQYTNSFQEQNLIRESRLGKVYLAELPDGKLLEVMKIDNANGRIPVDDFLELVARISDIRHPNILELVGYCAEYEQRLLVYNHFSRKTLHDVLHEGEDLDEPLSWNARLQLALHAAKALEYLHDTCEPPVVHQNFEPANVLLDNRCSVRVAECGLAELMASGSVTQLSGRMRALLNYEAPEIHESEPFTHRSDVYSFGVVMLELLTGRKPYESSRPRAEQHLVRWADSQFHDMESLSKMVDPSIRGECSVILLSRFADIISGCIRKEPEFRPAMSQIVQDLARIVGASGEVSE
- the LOC136466714 gene encoding protein STRUBBELIG-RECEPTOR FAMILY 3-like isoform X1; its protein translation is MGAAGGGRCVRPGAASVLVLLLIAAAALPRRARAVTDAGDVSAINGLYVALGSPKLPGWSASGGDPCGESWQGVTCTGSSITSIVFNAANLGGQLGSLGNFTSITEINLSNNNIGGTIPEDLPVTLQNLFLSDNELTGSIPMSLSKLLSLAAMSLNDNHLDGKLPDAFDSLTGLVNLDISSNNFSGSLPPSLGSLTSLTTLRMQDNKLSGTLNVLQDLPLKDLNVENNMFSGPVPPKLLNIPNFKNDGNPFNTSIAPSTSPSSTPTGSTPTQTPSSSSSPSGSPPPSSAASNSSSGSTARNSNSPLSKKNKSSTLRTVGYVLLAIVLFIVLVLLVIFCLSKYQERQSRRDYSAAQLGRVHQRIEEPKSKQASVQSKHEAQKGSSEVPERKKPREINLAVPVALEKPPEKRKEHVINLERTESEIFAAVPPPPPPPPPPPPPPPPTPPPPPPPPKLPSPPPVEKVTVNPIVRSEKRVSTPPRTGPSTSATSFSVASLQQYTNSFQEQNLIRESRLGKVYLAELPDGKLLEVMKIDNANGRIPVDDFLELVARISDIRHPNILELVGYCAEYEQRLLVYNHFSRKTLHDVLHEGEDLDEPLSWNARLQLALHAAKALEYLHDTCEPPVVHQNFEPANVLLDNRCSVRVAECGLAELMASGSVTQLSGRMRALLNYEAPEIHESEPFTHRSDVYSFGVVMLELLTGRKPYESSRPRAEQHLVRWADSQFHDMESLSKMVDPSIRGECSVILLSRFADIISGCIRVTLSFLTLHAQVSMQNYLCPISLQLQHKHHKHSLILELIIYEGPAFHV